The window CAAAATCTGAATCTCCATCCGTATTCCCAGTAGCCGATGATACTCTGAACCTTCCCAGGTTGTGAGACGCTTTTAAGATATTCGCATTTGGGAAAATTGTAGGATCTAGCATGTAACTATTAGCTCCTACAGTAGTTCTTTCGCTGTAACCTGAAAGGTCTTTTTCATCTCCTTCATTGGCTGTTACAATATAGTTGGTGTTTCCTATCTTATAATTTTGTACGGCATCAGGAAGATAATAGGCTTTTACAGGCCAGTTGGCGATAAGAACCTCACCATTATTGTCTGAAGCATCAAAACCATTTCCTGGAAGGCTCATATCTTTTTTCCAAGCCCCCAGATGCCTGTAATATTTTTAGTAACAAGATCCACCTCAGCAATCGCATTGTTTTCCTGAAGGGTAACCCAAGCTTTTTGACTGTCTGCACTTACTGTAACATATTCCGGTTCCAGATCCTGGGAAAGGGTATTGTTGGTTCTTACTTTTCTTAGGCCTGTAGCGGTTAAAGCAGCCACCTGTGAATCAAAATTATTAAAATTTAAAGTTGTTACATTGCTTTGCGTGAGGTTACCAATTCCGCCTGAAATATCAATGATGCTGATGGTTCCTTCAGGATCTACAGTATAAGCATCATTAGGCTCTCCTTCATTAGCCGTAATTACTTTTGTCCCATCCGGAGTAAAGGTGATCATGTCAGGCAAAGCTCCTACAGTTACCTGTTTCAGGAAATTTCCATTAATATCAAAGAAAACTACAGAACCGTTTTGTTGTGGATTGGTATTAGGAGATGCTGCTGCAATAATTCCATTTTTAACAGCTATACTGGTGATTCCGCCATAAGGAGTCATATTGACTGTATTAACAACCGAAGGTATGCTAGGTTTACTGAAATCAATAATATCAAAAACATCTGTAAGAGAGCTGATGGTGAATAATCTCTGTGTGGCTGGATCATGAACCACAATCTCTGTTGAACTGTTATTGTTTCCGGAAGGATCGAAACTTCCGATATAGTTCAATTGAATTTCATGAGAAGGAGAGGGTGCAGGTTTATCATTATCTACAATATAAATCGTTGCAGAATTGTCTCCTGAAATGGTTGCTCCTGTTGGATTTTCAAGGCTTACTACAAAATATTCAGCCTTTTGTTCTTCTAATGTATCATCAATAATAGGAATATTGACAGTATAACTCGTTGTGGAAGGTGTTATATTGATGGTTTGATTGGCTAAAGTAAAATCATTACTATCTGCTGTGCTGAAAGGAGCAGGTTTTACAACAAGGTTTACTGTTGCTGTGGAAGGATTGGCTACGTTGATTTTGAAAGCCAGTGTTCCTACATTTTCATCCACCTTGATGAAATTTTTCTCAAGATAAATAGAGGTTCCGGCAGTGGTAAATGTAGAAGAAGTGATTGCCGTTACAGCATTATCACTGAAATCCTCAACTGTATTGGGTTTAAGAGCCAGATAATACGTTTGTCCCGGCACCAAGCCGGAAGTTGGAATGATGGTGATGATGTTGTTGCTAAAAGCCGTCGTAAAGGGAACTTGAGCACCTGTAGCATTTCCAAGGCGGAATTCTACAAGATTTTGTGCATTAGAATCGTTGATCGCAGAATTATCAGTAAGCCTTACATTTTCATTAAAGGAAATTGTAGGGTTAACTGTTGTTGAAGCATTATTGGTATTGTTGACAGGAAGGTAAGCGGTGACAGGTGGAGTAGTATCAATCCCTCCTGCCGGGGCTGCATCCACTGTAAAGTTATCGAAACGGTTATTACCACTGGTTCCGCCTCCTGTGGCAGAGAATTCAACCTTTAATTTAAAGTTAGGATTGTTTGAAACCCCTGCGACTGCAGAAAAATCAAAACTAATTAATTGCGGATTGGCGTCCTGAGGAGAAACGGTCTGATAAGGAATAAAAGTAGCTCCGTCTGTTGTATAATACCAGGTTTGGGTTCCGGCTCCCTGTGCCGATCTTCTTGTTGTAAACTTTACAACAACATTATTGTATCCTGTTGTTGGCAGGTTAAACTGTAAGCCTCCGCCAATAGGATTGTTGAATCTTAAATGGGTTCCGGACGCATCTCCGTTTCTTGCATTTAGATTATCAATATTAAAATTTTGCCCGGTACCTCCTGCAAAATCTATCACACTTGTTCCTCCTGCTATGGATGCAAGAGAACCATTAACCAATGTGGATGAAGGTGCAGTGATAGAAGCTTGGGAAGTATTATTATTAAAATTCCAATAATGGATAAGTGTTTGTCCGAAAAGCCCAGTCTGAAAAAAGAATGCAGCAATGACAGACCCTTTTAAAAAATAGTTGTTGATCATTTTTGACTTCAATTAGATAAAAACAAAAATGACCTTTATGTTTGATAACTATTTTAATGGAATTTTAAGAAATGTTTAAAAAATAGGTTTTTTTCTGATAAAAGATAAAATGATGATAGACTTATGTTTTAAATTCGGCTATTTTGCAGGTTTACCGGAAAAATTTAGCATTGTTCCTGATTTAGCGCCTTCCAGAGGATGTTTCTGCATGTAGAAAAAACCTGAAACTGCAGTCAGAACCAAGAGTACAAATATAACCAGGACAATTCTTTTTAACATGTCTCTCATATCGCTAAATTTTTAATGTCTCGAATTTCTAAAGTTGAAGAAGGGTAGCCTTTTTTTACGGTATTGATCATAGCTTTTCCAACTTCATGTAAAGTTAATGATTTTGAAGGTAAAAAAATAGGAAAAAACCAAATAAAAGGTTTGAAGAACCATTTCACATTGATCTGGCCGTCAACAGGTTTCATAAATCCGGGTCTGAAATTGTAAACGCCTTTAAAATTCATCTTCTTTAAAGTATTTTCTGTTCTGCCTTTTACTCTCGCCCACATCAGTTTTCCGCTTTCCGTACTATCTGTACTCGCTCCAGATACATAACTGAAAATTATTTCCGGATTTTGATGTAAAACAGCTTCTGCAAAATGGATGGTGGTATCATAAGTTATTTTGGTGTAATCTTCCTCATTCATTCCCACACTGCTGATTCCTGCACAAAAGAAGCAGGCATCATAACCTTTGAGATTTTCATCATGGAGATCAATGGTTAAAAAGTCAGGGACGAGATATTCTTTCAGCTTTGGATGTGTTTTTCCTGATGGTTTTCTGCTGATACTCAGGATTTCAGAAACGTTTGGGTTTTCAAGACATTCCATTAAAACACCTTCACCTACCATACCTGTAGCTCCGGTAAGAATTATTTTGATTGGGTTCATTGTTTTGCTATTGATAGTTGCATGACGGATGAGGATGGAGGATTACTTTATTTTTAAGATAAAAGATAAAAGATAAAAGATAAAAGATAAAAGATAAAAGATAAAAGATAAAAGATAAAAGATAAAAGATAAAAGATAAAAGATCTTGTCGTTAAACAACTATTATCTATTCGAATATCAACATCAATAGGGGAGGGCTTCAGACCGCTTTAATTGTAAAATCCATTCAATATGGCTTTAGCCAAAACCTAAAGAATAAGGTGGTTTTGAATGAAATATTTCTGATTGTTGTGATGATGAGATTGCTTCGCTTCGCTCGCAATGACAGCTTGAAAAAAGAAAACCGGACAAAAACTGCCCGGCTTTACATGTAATTATGCTTTTAAAACTATTTCTTATGTTGTAACTGGCTGTAAATATTCTGAATCAAACCGTCTGCTACGGAAATTTTCGGAACAAAAATTTTATTGATATCTGACCAGGCCATGACGTTGTTGAAAATACTTAAGGCATGAACCAATACATCAGCTCTGTCTTCCCTAAGGCTGTATTTTGTCATTCTTTCCTCTACTGAAAGCTCATTAAACTCTTTGTGGACCTTTTTCAGGTGAGATAAAGACATGGGTTTCCCATCTTTGGTTTTGCTCATAGAAAATACTTTATTGATATTTCCTCCTGATCCGATGGCCACAATTGGTTTTTTGCTGACAATATTTTTTTTGATCTCTCCTTTCATTTCATTCCAGTTATCTAGCGTAACAAGATTGTTGAGAAGCCGGATAGTCCCTATATTGAAAGATCTTTCATACACCATTTTGCCATTTTCATAGAAGGTAAGTTCTGTGGAGCCACCGCCTACATCAATATATAAATAGGCAAACTCTTTGTCAAGGCCTTCAGCGACATGGTTTTCATAGATTAAAGTGGCTTCTTCATCTCCGGAAATAATCTCAATATTAATTCCTGAGGTTTCTTTTACCTGTCTTATAATTTCATTTCCATTGGCAGCATCACGCATGGCACTGGTTGCACAGGCTCTGTAATGGTCTACGTTATAAATTTTCATCAGATCACTGAAAATCTTCATGGAATCGATGACCATTTCTTCTCTTTCGGGACCTATTTTTCCTATGGTAAATACATCCATCCCCAATCTCAGAGGGATTCTCAGAAGGTTGAGTTTGATGAATTCTGGTTTTTTGTTGTTTATCTTTACTTCATTGATGAGAAGTCTGGCGGCATTACTTCCTATGTCTATTGCTGCGATCTTCATTTTTTGCTTGTTTTAGCTTTTAAATAATTATAGGTTTCTATTTGCGATCGACATTCTTTTTTATCATTTCTAATGTATTCGTTGCTTAATTTTTTATCTAAAATTCTTGCTTTTACATTATCTCTAAGCTGAATATCAAGAATGTCTTTTAATTCTTTTTTAAGGTTCTTATCTGTTATTTTGGCGGCAGCTTCAATTCTGTAATCAAGGTTTCTGGTCATCCAGTCGGCGGAGGAAATATATATATCTTCTGCTCCTTTATTGTAAAAATACATGACTCTGGCATGTTCCAGATATTCGTCTACAATACTGATGGCTTTAATTTTCTCTTTAAATTCCTTTTGGTTAACGGCACAATAGATTCCTCTTACGATGAGTCTGATGGTTACCCCTACGGTAGCTGCATCATATAATTTTTCAATTAAAGATCTGTCACTCAGTGAATTTACTTTAACGATGATTTCTGCTTTTCTTCCTGCTTTTGCCTCCTCAATTTCCTTTTCAATATGGTGAACAATCTTTTCACGCATAAATTGGGGGCAAACTAGTAAATTTTTACAAGTTTTCAAAACGGGAAGGTAATCATCTTTTGGCTTTTTAAGCACATTGAAGACTTTATTGATGTCTGCCATAATGCCTCGGTCAGAAGTAAGAAGCAAATGATCACCATAAATTCTTGCTGTTTTCTCGTTGAAATTCCCAGTACTTACAAATCCATATTGAATAGTTTTATTATGGGCTCTCTTTTTGATAACGCAAAGCTTGGCATGCACCTTTTTGTTTGGAAGACCTATCAGAACAGTGATTCCTTCCGGTTCGAGCATATTTTTCCACTCTAGATTGGATTCCTCATCAAATCTGGCCTGCAGTTCAAGCATTACTGTTACTTCTTTACCATTTCTGGCTGCATAAATCAATGCATTACTGATTTTTGAGTTACTTGCCAGCCTGTAAGCTGTAATCTGTATGGATTTTACATCCGGATCCATGGCTGCCTCACGCAGAAGATCAATCACCGGATTATATTTATGGTATGGGAAAGTAAGCAGTACATCTTCTTTCATGATAACGTCTGTTACTCTTTCTCCATGTTCAAAAGCCTGATGAGTAAATGATGTTCGCTCTATAGGTCTTTCATATTTTTCAAAAACATCAGGAAAATCCATGAAATGTTTGAAATTATGGATTTTTCCTCCGGGAATAATACTGTCTTTCTTCGTCAGGTTCAGTTTTCTGATAAGGAGTTCAAGCAAAGCCTTATCCATATCTTTATCGAAAACGAAACGGGTAGGCTTTCCTTTTCTTCTGTTTTTAAGCCCTTTTTCTATTTTTTCTGCAAAGTTGGTACGGATGTCATTATCCAGATCCAGTTCTGCATCTTTGGTTACTTTAAAAGCATTCGCTGCAAATTCATCATATCCGAAATAAGAGAAAATGTGCGGTAGGTTGAAGGTAATGACATCTTCAAGAAGCATTACATTTTTTTCTTCAGGATCTTCAGTGGGAAGCAATAAAAACCGGCCTACAAATCGGGATGGAATTTCAATAATGGCATAGTTGCTGGAATATTGCCAGTCTTTTTTCCTCATGGCCACTCCAAGATAGAGACTTTTATCTCTTAGATAAGGCATTGGGGTATTTTCATGAAGAAGAATAGGGATGACATTAGATTCTACCACCTCGTCAAAGTAGTTTCTCACAAAATCCTTTTGGGCTGCTGTCAGGTTTTTGGAATTTTTGATGAAAACTTTATGGTCTGCCATTTCTGTCTGGATTTTTTTCCAGGTTTTATCGAAATTCAACTGCTGCCTCATCACTATTTCATTGATTCGCTGAAGAATTTTGGAAGGGGGCTGATAAAAGGATTCGGCAATTACCTTTTCCTTAAAATCCATGGCACGCTTTAATCCGGCAACACGTACCCGGAAGAATTCATCCAGATTGTTGGAGAAAATCCCAAGGAAACGTATTCTTAAATGTAAAGGAACTTTTTCATCCATGGCTTCCTGTAAAACCCTTTCATTAAAGGCCAACCATGTAATATCTCGTGGATTAAAGTGTAATGACATTCTAAATGTGTATATTTTATCAAAAATAATAATTCGTACAGATTCTATCTCTATTTCTTAGGTTAAACTTTGATTAATTTTAATACATCAGAAATGTAGAGACATTATAAGCTTTATGAAAAGAGAGTGACATTTTTTAATAATATTATTTATAGAATAATATATTTTTCTATTATGTGTGATTTATTTGGATATTTTATTATATTTGAATTTAAACACTAAAACAACACAAATGATATACTACCAAATTTCTTCTATGTGATTTGTATTTATTTTCATAGACTGATTCTAGCCTATGAAATAGAGTACAAATTATCCACAAAACATGTACGGTCTATTAAAATAAAGTTTCCTTTTGGGAGACTTGCTGCCTATTTTTAAAACACACAAATGAAAAATAAAATCAACAACAATGAAATTCCCTCGAATGAGGAGTATTCAAAATTTAAAAAAGCAACTTTTATCCACGAGAGTAATGCTCAAGCGATTTTGGAAAATCAGATAGCTGGAATTAATCGGGTGGTGAAACTTGAAGTTCATGCCAATGGTAAACCTATAATTCACTTTAAGCATTTCAAATTAATACAAAGTGCGGTAAAGCATCATGAGTTTGAAATTATCCTTGCTCATGACAGTCTTGAAAACAGACAGACTCAGAATTTAGAAGATGCTCACAAGCTATTGGGAAAAAGATTAACAGCTACTTTCTCTTATAAAGATGTAGAAGATAGCCCCAACAGGTCTTTTGTGGGAGTGATTACTCAGGTAGGTTTCAGCCGGGAAAAGACAAGTCTCGGAGATATTGTTCTTAAAGGGCAAAGTCCTACGGTTTTGCTTGATGGTGCTCCTCATACCCAGAGTTTTGGAGGAAATCAGCCTGTAAATATGGGGATTATTGCCAATGAAGTTATTAAACAAGGATTAGACAGCTCGGACTTTGATTTTAATATTGATACTAATGACAACTCCCAGATTCTGTACAGCAGCCAATATGAAGAAACGCATTACAATTATCTGGCAAGAATGGCTGAAGCATATGGAGAACAGTTCTTTTACGATGGCTATGTTCTGCACTTTGGAAAGCTTCCGAAATCTGGCAGTCAACACATTCAGCTTATTGAAGGCAGTAATGTAAATGATGTAAGAATAGAACTGAGGGTAGTCCCTATCAAACCACAATTTTATGGCTATAACAGCAATGAAAATGAAAAGTTAACCTCTGGAGACACCTCTATAAAACATCTTGGAGATTTAGCCCAGACAGCGTATAAAAATAATAACAGAATTTATAAAACTCCTTCTTTAAGAGTTGCTCCCATAAGAGCAGTTACTCATCTTGATGTAGAATATTCCCAGAAAAGTGCTTCAGGAAGCAAGGCTGTAGAAGTAATGAATGTTTCAGGCTCCACTTCTATTCCTTTTCTTCATCCGGGATGTGTGGCAGATATAAAAATACGAGAGCAGGACTCCAACAAAACAAATCACCTCACAACACTTATGATTACAGAAACCATTCATGAGGTAAATGCCAGAGGATATTATACCGGAAGTTTTGAAGCCATTTCTGAAGGAACAGGATATATGCCCCAGCCAGAATTTTATACTCCAAGGCCAGAACCTCAGATTGCAACAGTGGTTTCCAATACCGATCCTGCAGGACAGGGAAGAGTCTGTGTGAGATTCGACTGGCAGCTGAATGAGACCACTGATTTTATCCGTATGATGAGCCCGGATGCTGGGGGAACCAATCAGATTACCCAAAACCGCGGATATGTAGCAATCCCAGAAGTAGGAGATCAGGTAATGGTGAACTTCCAGCATGGTCATCCTGACAGACCTTTTGTCATGGGAGGGATGTTTCATGGCGGAACTGGACTTGGAGGTGGGGTGAATAACCATATGAGATCCATACAGACCAAATCGGGAATAAAAATCCTGATGAACGATGATGAAAAGAGTGTGAATATCATAGATCCAAGCGGTAATAATTACCTGATGGACGGACAGGGGAATATTATCATTACAGCACCCAATGATATAACGTTTAATGCAGGTGGAAATTTGGCAATTAATGTCGGACAAAATATGAATACTACCGTTCAAATGAGCTCAAATGAATCTATAGGAATTAATAAATCTTCCAATGTAGGAATGATGAATATGCTCACTGTAGGAAAAGACTTTGTCACGAATGTCATCGGAAAACTTACCCATTATGTAAAAGGAGATATGGAAACCTATGGTGAAAAAGAACATAAAACCATTTCCTTAAAAGGAATGGAGGTAAGCAGTGGAAATAAAATAGAACATCATGCTGAAAAAGAAATAACCAACAACAGTAATGAAAAATCTAAAAATCACTAATCAATTTAGTAAGGAAGAATTTTTAATACCGCTATCATGAGTATAGAATATATAGTAGAAGGGAAGATAAAAACTCAGGTAAAAGGAGATTATCTGGTATTTTCTAAGGAAAATATCACCCACAACGCTGCAGTATCTCTGGAACAATCCGGGAAAGAATCCGGAGTTAGTTATAATAAAGCAAAGACGATACATCCTAATGATACGCCCGTTAATGTATTGGAAGTAAGCCTCAATCTTTTTTTTGACGGTACTCAAAACAATAAAACTAATACTGATCTTGGGAAAGATTATGAGGAATCTAATCACGATGATGACAGCTATACCAATGATTATTCTAATGTAGCCAGAGGTTTTGATGCTGTAGATCCCACCGCTGAAAATCAAATTCGTGTTTATATAGAAGGTATTGGAACCAAAGATGGGGAGAGTGAAATGCATTTTTTTGGGAATGTTCCTAATACTGGTATCCTATTTGGGACAGATGGACGTGGAGTGAGGGCAAAAGTGACCAAAGGCTGTGTGGAAGCAGGAAAAAAGCTGGCAAAATATAGTGGAAAAGACATTCATCTGAAAGTAAATGTATTTGGTTTTAGCCGTGGTGCGACTGCTGCAAGGCATTTTCTGCATATTGCGACTAACCGTGCCAGAATACTTAAAGGATCTAGTAAAGATGGAATGGCCATTCCGCCTCATGAAGCAGAAGGTAAAAGAATAGAAGTAAAATTAGATGATAGTCTAGTACTTAATCATGGGTATTTTGGTGCTTGTTTAAGATATTGGGATGTGGAACCTAAAAAAATAACATTCAACTTTGCCGGGTTATATGATACAGTGGCCTCTTATGGATTGGATCATCGTCCAAAGTCGATAGCAGGAGTTCCTATTATTCATGGGGATACCAAACAGCTTGGGTTGGATGCTGTTAAAAAAGCCTATTTTACTTTACAGATTGCAGCAGATAACGAGTATCGTGATAATTTCGATTTAACAGACATTGACAGTACAGGAGTAAAAGGATTACAATTTATCTTACCTGGTGTACATTCTGATATCGGAGGCTGTTACGTCAACCAGAATGAAGAAAAAGTAGATCTGTATACCGAAAGAGAAAATGAAGGAAGAAAATGTGAGCAATTCAGGAAAATACTGATAGAGGAAGGCTGGTATACTCCGGAAGAAATTGTAGTAAAGAAAATAATCTCAGTCCACAAATATGGGGTCAATACCAAATACATATTGGTAGGAACAAGAAGACCTTTTAATACGTATGATAGGGTTTCGCTTAATACCATGTTTTATTACTCAGGTCAGGATCAGTTTGGAGTAAAATATGATGCTAATTTGAAGGAAAGACATAAATTAACAGATCCTTTTCTTATCGAGATATATGGTCAATTGAGAAATTATATGAATGCCTGTAACACATTACGAAATACTTATGTAGAAGAGTTTAACAAAAGTAATTCATCGGGAGATTATCTTTCAAAAATAAAAACGCTGCATTATGAAGATTTTGTAGATTTGGATCAACTTAAAACATTGAGAAATAAATACCTCCACTGGTCTGCCAGTGCCACTAAAATAGGATATGGCCCAAGAGTAGGAAAGGTTGTCAGTGGAAAAGAACGAATCAGAAATATACAATATGGATAAAGGTACTTATACAATAAGATATATCATACAATATTTTGTATGTTTCATACTATGTATTCAATTAATACAATGTCAGAAGATGGATGATAAAAGATTGGCTTTTCATGTTGAAATAAGTTCTCCTGGAGCAAAATATAGAATAGAGCCTGTATTTGATAAAATAAAAACATTGGAAGGAAACCGTGCAGGATTGCCTTATGGTGGCAGCTCCGGAAACTGGGGCGATTCAGGATCATCATGGACGGAACAGTATGGAACTCCAATTGGAGCAGATATTACCTATTATTCACGATATGAAGGAACAGAAATTTTTTATCGATTAAATGTGGACTTTCCCGTGGATACCATAAAGGATTATATGGAACGGGCCTATTCCAGAGTTGAAGATAAGGAAGGAGAAACTAAGGAATATAAAAGGCTAGGTAGAGGTTTTGAATCTGGAGGAGGAAAAGCTTATGACAGTTTTTCTACATTGGTTTTTGGCTTTGCTCCCAAGGGTATGGTCGTAGTATGGCTGAACTTTGGAAATACCCGTATTGAATTGGGACGTTACCAGGCTCAACCGGTTACAGACCCTGTAGAAATTGCCAAGGCTAAGGAAAAATACCTGGCGATGTATCGTATAAGCCCCGAACGTTACAAAGAAGAAATAAAACTTGCTTTTATTCCTGATGCGAGTCCTAAAGAATGGGATGATTACAGGCAGCGCTACCATTGGCGTCCGGTAGTAACTTCTACCAATCCTAAATTCAGATTGTTTGAAGTACTCAATTATACTTATAACGGAGAAAAAGAAGGAGCATTAAGGCCGTGGGTTTTAAATATGCCTTATAAGGAAAGGGCGATTCCTCAGGAAATGGTATTTACATGGGAAACCGGAAAAGAAAAGCAGGAACAACGAAATGCCCGTGCTTTTTTCAATTGGGAAAAGACCAACGAAGCCTTTAAACAGGCAGGAAATAAGATTGATATGCAGGTGAAAATTGCAGCAGACAATAGTTCCATAGAAATTTTACTGAATGGTAAGCCTTTAGAAACGGACAGTATTCGTATTTACCAGTGGTCGGGAAATTATAAAGAAAGTTATAAATAATCTGGATATTGGCAGTTGTATGAAAATGAATATTAAAAATGTTTTACAGGGTATTTTGTGCTTTATATTATGTATTCATTTAACACAATGCCAGAAGATGGATGATAAAAAAATGGCTTTTCATGTAGAAATAAGTTCTCCAGCAACGAAATATAGAATAGAGCCTGTATTTGATAAAATAAAAACTTTAGAAGGGACTCGCGCAGGATTGCCTTATGGTGGTAGTTCTGGGAGTTGGGGTGATTCAGGATCAACATGGACAGAACAATATGGAACTCCAATTGGTGCAGATATTACTTACTATTCAAGATATGAAGGAACAGAAACTTTTTATCGATTAAATGTGGACTTTCCAATAGATACTATAAAGGATTATATGGAACGTGCCTATTCCAGAGTAGAAGATAAGAAAGGAGAAACTATGAAATATAAAAGGTTAGGCAGAGGATTTGAATCAGGAGGAGGAAAAGCTTATGACAGTTTTTCTACTTTGGTTTTTGGTTTTGCCCCCAAAGGCATGGTTGTGATATGGCTTAACTTTGGAAATACCCGTATTGAATTGGGACGTTACCAGGCTCAGCCTGTTACAAATCCAACAGAAATTGCCAAAGCAAAAGAAAA of the Chryseobacterium capnotolerans genome contains:
- a CDS encoding NAD-dependent epimerase/dehydratase family protein — protein: MNPIKIILTGATGMVGEGVLMECLENPNVSEILSISRKPSGKTHPKLKEYLVPDFLTIDLHDENLKGYDACFFCAGISSVGMNEEDYTKITYDTTIHFAEAVLHQNPEIIFSYVSGASTDSTESGKLMWARVKGRTENTLKKMNFKGVYNFRPGFMKPVDGQINVKWFFKPFIWFFPIFLPSKSLTLHEVGKAMINTVKKGYPSSTLEIRDIKNLAI
- a CDS encoding exopolyphosphatase, translating into MKIAAIDIGSNAARLLINEVKINNKKPEFIKLNLLRIPLRLGMDVFTIGKIGPEREEMVIDSMKIFSDLMKIYNVDHYRACATSAMRDAANGNEIIRQVKETSGINIEIISGDEEATLIYENHVAEGLDKEFAYLYIDVGGGSTELTFYENGKMVYERSFNIGTIRLLNNLVTLDNWNEMKGEIKKNIVSKKPIVAIGSGGNINKVFSMSKTKDGKPMSLSHLKKVHKEFNELSVEERMTKYSLREDRADVLVHALSIFNNVMAWSDINKIFVPKISVADGLIQNIYSQLQHKK
- the ppk1 gene encoding polyphosphate kinase 1 translates to MSLHFNPRDITWLAFNERVLQEAMDEKVPLHLRIRFLGIFSNNLDEFFRVRVAGLKRAMDFKEKVIAESFYQPPSKILQRINEIVMRQQLNFDKTWKKIQTEMADHKVFIKNSKNLTAAQKDFVRNYFDEVVESNVIPILLHENTPMPYLRDKSLYLGVAMRKKDWQYSSNYAIIEIPSRFVGRFLLLPTEDPEEKNVMLLEDVITFNLPHIFSYFGYDEFAANAFKVTKDAELDLDNDIRTNFAEKIEKGLKNRRKGKPTRFVFDKDMDKALLELLIRKLNLTKKDSIIPGGKIHNFKHFMDFPDVFEKYERPIERTSFTHQAFEHGERVTDVIMKEDVLLTFPYHKYNPVIDLLREAAMDPDVKSIQITAYRLASNSKISNALIYAARNGKEVTVMLELQARFDEESNLEWKNMLEPEGITVLIGLPNKKVHAKLCVIKKRAHNKTIQYGFVSTGNFNEKTARIYGDHLLLTSDRGIMADINKVFNVLKKPKDDYLPVLKTCKNLLVCPQFMREKIVHHIEKEIEEAKAGRKAEIIVKVNSLSDRSLIEKLYDAATVGVTIRLIVRGIYCAVNQKEFKEKIKAISIVDEYLEHARVMYFYNKGAEDIYISSADWMTRNLDYRIEAAAKITDKNLKKELKDILDIQLRDNVKARILDKKLSNEYIRNDKKECRSQIETYNYLKAKTSKK
- a CDS encoding type VI secretion system Vgr family protein, with product MKNKINNNEIPSNEEYSKFKKATFIHESNAQAILENQIAGINRVVKLEVHANGKPIIHFKHFKLIQSAVKHHEFEIILAHDSLENRQTQNLEDAHKLLGKRLTATFSYKDVEDSPNRSFVGVITQVGFSREKTSLGDIVLKGQSPTVLLDGAPHTQSFGGNQPVNMGIIANEVIKQGLDSSDFDFNIDTNDNSQILYSSQYEETHYNYLARMAEAYGEQFFYDGYVLHFGKLPKSGSQHIQLIEGSNVNDVRIELRVVPIKPQFYGYNSNENEKLTSGDTSIKHLGDLAQTAYKNNNRIYKTPSLRVAPIRAVTHLDVEYSQKSASGSKAVEVMNVSGSTSIPFLHPGCVADIKIREQDSNKTNHLTTLMITETIHEVNARGYYTGSFEAISEGTGYMPQPEFYTPRPEPQIATVVSNTDPAGQGRVCVRFDWQLNETTDFIRMMSPDAGGTNQITQNRGYVAIPEVGDQVMVNFQHGHPDRPFVMGGMFHGGTGLGGGVNNHMRSIQTKSGIKILMNDDEKSVNIIDPSGNNYLMDGQGNIIITAPNDITFNAGGNLAINVGQNMNTTVQMSSNESIGINKSSNVGMMNMLTVGKDFVTNVIGKLTHYVKGDMETYGEKEHKTISLKGMEVSSGNKIEHHAEKEITNNSNEKSKNH
- a CDS encoding phospholipase effector Tle1 domain-containing protein — encoded protein: MSIEYIVEGKIKTQVKGDYLVFSKENITHNAAVSLEQSGKESGVSYNKAKTIHPNDTPVNVLEVSLNLFFDGTQNNKTNTDLGKDYEESNHDDDSYTNDYSNVARGFDAVDPTAENQIRVYIEGIGTKDGESEMHFFGNVPNTGILFGTDGRGVRAKVTKGCVEAGKKLAKYSGKDIHLKVNVFGFSRGATAARHFLHIATNRARILKGSSKDGMAIPPHEAEGKRIEVKLDDSLVLNHGYFGACLRYWDVEPKKITFNFAGLYDTVASYGLDHRPKSIAGVPIIHGDTKQLGLDAVKKAYFTLQIAADNEYRDNFDLTDIDSTGVKGLQFILPGVHSDIGGCYVNQNEEKVDLYTERENEGRKCEQFRKILIEEGWYTPEEIVVKKIISVHKYGVNTKYILVGTRRPFNTYDRVSLNTMFYYSGQDQFGVKYDANLKERHKLTDPFLIEIYGQLRNYMNACNTLRNTYVEEFNKSNSSGDYLSKIKTLHYEDFVDLDQLKTLRNKYLHWSASATKIGYGPRVGKVVSGKERIRNIQYG
- a CDS encoding DUF2931 family protein, with protein sequence MDDKRLAFHVEISSPGAKYRIEPVFDKIKTLEGNRAGLPYGGSSGNWGDSGSSWTEQYGTPIGADITYYSRYEGTEIFYRLNVDFPVDTIKDYMERAYSRVEDKEGETKEYKRLGRGFESGGGKAYDSFSTLVFGFAPKGMVVVWLNFGNTRIELGRYQAQPVTDPVEIAKAKEKYLAMYRISPERYKEEIKLAFIPDASPKEWDDYRQRYHWRPVVTSTNPKFRLFEVLNYTYNGEKEGALRPWVLNMPYKERAIPQEMVFTWETGKEKQEQRNARAFFNWEKTNEAFKQAGNKIDMQVKIAADNSSIEILLNGKPLETDSIRIYQWSGNYKESYK
- a CDS encoding DUF2931 family protein, encoding MDDKKMAFHVEISSPATKYRIEPVFDKIKTLEGTRAGLPYGGSSGSWGDSGSTWTEQYGTPIGADITYYSRYEGTETFYRLNVDFPIDTIKDYMERAYSRVEDKKGETMKYKRLGRGFESGGGKAYDSFSTLVFGFAPKGMVVIWLNFGNTRIELGRYQAQPVTNPTEIAKAKEKYLTMYRISPERYEEAIKELYIPDANSKEWDDYRQRYHWRPVVSSTNPKFRLFEVLNYTYNGEKEGALRPWVLNMPYKERAIPQEMVFFWETGKEKQEQLNARAFFNWEKTNDAFKQAGNKIDMQVKIAADNSSIEILLNGKPLETDSIRIYQWSGDYKESYK